The sequence below is a genomic window from Nitrospira sp..
AATGCGGCACATTTCAAGGAGTATAGCCCCCATGCCCATCTTCGAATACGTCTGTCAGGAATGCAACCATCGCTTTGAGCTGCTCGTGCAGGGCAATACCGTGCCGGCCTGTCCCTCCTGCAGGGCGACAGCGTTGAACAAACAGTTTTCAGCCTTCGGTGTCGGGGCGACCGGCGGATGGCCGGTGACGTCCAACTCCGGTGGCGGGTGCGGATCGTGCGGCGATCCCCGTGGCCCCGGCGCCTGTTCCATGAATTGATCGGACGCAGGTTGATCCATGGAACAGGCTGAAGACCAGATGCGCCGGGCGATCGGGACGGTATTGCAGTCGGACCCGCTGATCAAATTGCTGCAGGAAGTGCGACTCGGTCGGATGAAGGCCACCGATCCGGGCTTGCGTGCCGTCACCGAGTCATGGATAGCGGTGTATACGCAGCTGTTGCAGTCCCAACCGGTGCCGGCGGAGACCTTCCCTCGGCTGGATCCAACCCCACGTCTCCAGGTGTTGGTGGATGCCGGGGTCTTGTCCTGGGATCATCCAGGAACCAAAAACCTTCGCGAAGTCTTTCAGCGCCTGTCGGCCCCCGTCGCCTGATCGCCATGAATCGCCACCCCTGGTGGATGTCCTGTATCGCTGCTCTGATCGTGCTGGCATGCCTCCGGCCCCTGACGGTGCGGGGGGAGGAACGCTCCGGGGTACAGCCTCTTCACCACGAATTGTCCACCGCGCTGGCCGCTCTTCCCGCCCAGAGTCGGCTGCTTCTTGAACCTGAGTCAATTGAACAGTTTCTCACGGCCTTGGATGGGCATCCGCCTGACTGGGCTACGGTGTACGGTCAGGGACACCATGACCACGGCCACGATGACCGACTGTTTACCTTAAACCGTGAGCGTGACGCGCATCGGGCGGGCAACGAGGCACTTCAATGGGTGGTGGCCTTTGTGTGGTTCGGGGAGCTCTCGCGTTTTGATGAGGTGGAGGGCGGATTTCGCGTGGTGCTCGGGCCGAAGTTCCATCGAACCGGGTGGGGTGAGGTGCGATTCAAGCATGAAGATCTCCCCGCGACGCTGATCGCCTTGGCAGGCGACAAGACGTCACACCTCAAGATGCGGATTCAGCAAGGGGAACGGATCGACATCGACGTATTGATGGCCGGCCGGCTCATCGAAGAAGAGTCGTTAGTCTATGACTTCTCGCACGAGGCCGAGGGGGCAGGACTGATCATGCCGGTGGTGCGCATCGAGGCCGTGGCGTTCCTGTTGCGAGAGCATTCCTCCCAACGGCGGTGACACGGCGTGTTTGACGCACCGTCATGTGCTTTATGGTATCTGTTTGAGGTGGGGGTAGGCCTGATGCAGGCAAGTGTCACAGACGGCTTCTTTTACGGTGGAATGAGCCTGGCGACGCAGATAGTCTTCGATCCGCTGCCAAAACGATCCCTCGCTATTTACCCGCTTGCACTTGGCGCAAATCTGAATCGTTCCGTGGCGTGTGGTGATGTGTTCGAACGCGCGGTCGAGTTCCTTCGTCCGTTCGAGCAGCTCCTGTTCGCGAAGCTTTCGAGCATCAATCTCCTGTTTCAGACTGAGCGCGGTGGCGACACGTGCCAGAAGTTCAGCGGGTATCACGGGCTTACGGATGTAGTCGGTCGCACCGGCGGTGTAGGCTGCCTGAATATCTTCCGCTGCCGTATGCGCGGTGATGATGATGATCGGTAGGCCTTGAAGATGCTCCTCCAGCCGGATCTGCTGACAGGCTTCAAAGCCCGTCATCTCCGGCATCTCGAGGTCGAGCAGCACCAGATCAATGGCGTTCGCCGGTTTTCCTCGCCGCCCGACCCCCAGCATCTGCAGACCTTCCCGAGGACTGCCCACCGTCATGAGCGGCCCAAATCCCGCCCGCTGCAAAATAGCGTGCAACAGATCCCGTTGGTCCTCAGAGTCGTCGATGATCAGAATGCTCATGCCGTGGTCCTGCTCCTACTTACTGTGCAGTATAGCGGCTGGGGCGCGAGCGACCTAGAATCTCCGCAAATTCCGACAGCGCGGAAGGCTGTTGGCTGAACGGCATTCCAATCAATAGTGATCGCGTGCGCAACGAAAACCGGTCCCGGACGGCCTGCTGTCCATGGTGCCCCAGTCGCGATCGGTGGTGCGCAGACTGATCGCCGGCTTGAGCCAGGAGCCGCCACGCATCGCCTTGATGGCGCCGCGCTCGGGCCCAGGTGGATTGGTGAGAGAGGCCGACCGGTAGTGGTTGGGGTTGTACCAGTCCTGCACCCATTCGGCCGCGTTGCCCGCCATGTCCAGGGCTCCGTAGGGGCTGACGCCGGATGGGAAACTGCCCACGGGCAACGTCAAAATCTCGCCCCTCAGCCCCTTCTCCTTCGAAATGGCTGCGCCGAGGCCTTTGATCCAAAAAGCCTCCCACTCCGTGCTGTCGGCAAAGTGAACGGTGTTCCGGGCCCAATAACTTGCGCTGTTCGCCAGATCGATGTTCCACTCGTTGCCCCAGGGATAGATTCGCCGGTCGGTTCCACGCGCGGCCTTTTCCCATTCCGCCTCGGTCGGTAACCGTTTACCGGCCCAGCGGCAAAAGGCTATGGCATCGAGCCAACTGACGTTGACGACCGGATGGCGTTCGATGCCCGGCATGGGGGCATTGTGGTCCCAGAGTGTCAGGGCAGGAGCGGCATTGGCTGGCGCCTGGTAGCCGGTGTCCTGGACGAAGGGAGCATAGGCGGCATTGGTGACTTCATACCGATCGATCCAGAACGCGCTCAGATAGACGAGGCGCAGCGGCTGCTCGTCCGGCAGACCACCCTCTTCGGAGGAGGCGCCCATCGCAAATTCACCGGCCGGTACCAGCACCATGTCATCAGGCGTGCGATCCGCCAAGGCTGGTTCGTGGGAGGCTAGAAGGAGAAGGCAGAACAAGAAACCTTGTGCCAGAGGTTGAAACATGTGGCGGACCGTCATAGCTTGACCAGTGTGCATGCCCTCGCAACTCCATCCCGATAGGCCGTCCAGAACGTCAGTCCCTGCGACACACAGGCCAGCACGGCATTCTGCTGTCGCCTGGTTTCCGCATAGCCGACCACCATGGCATAGGCATCCTGGCGATGGCCTGCTTCCACCTTTTGATGTGCGCGGATGAGGTCCATTGACCGCCGTTCGATCTTGTGATGGCGAATGAGGGGATGGGCGTCGATATAGGCTTCAATCTCCGCCTCGGTTTTTGGCTTGGATGGCTCCTGGATTTCCTGGCGGTCTTTGATGCTGCCTTCGACGAACACCGCGAGCGCGGCGGCACCCACCACCCAGTCGTCGCTGGCCGTGACCTTTTCCAGCCATTTCCGGTAGCGGGCGCTGGCGGGGAGTAAGGTGGCCGTTCGGAACACGTTACTGCTAAAGCCGAGCCCCTGCATCATTTCGTTGAACAGTTCCGGGTGAGACCGGCCAAATGAAAGCCCGCCGGTATCTTCCTCATAGATATTCTCGGCCAACATGCGCCGCACGTCCGGGGGCGGGTTCTGGCCATGGACGCGCGCCAGGAGCACGGGGAAGTCCCGGACGTAGACGAGGAATTCCTGTTGGTAGTGGAGTTTCAGTTGGGCTTTGGAAATCCCCGGCCCCATGATGATCGGCCAGGCCCAGTGATGCTTGCGATCCATGATGGACAGCAGACGCTCAAGAAATTGCGCACGGCTCAATCGTTTCTGCGTCATGTCTTGCCTTCCTTCTTTCGCGCTGGCTACAATCGGGCCCGATCCGATGAACCCGATTACCATTCAGAATTCAGACGACATTCTCAACTTCCTTGCCGAGGTCTCCTTGCGCGGCAAAGGCTTCACGACCGATTGCCTGCTGGACTATGTGCTCGACGAAGGGTTCACGGAACCGATCTATCTCAATGCTTCCGGAGAAGACCCAGACGCGTTCTACAAGAATCAGGCTGATGCCTGGGCGATCTACCAGATTCGCGAGTGGAAGCGCGTTCTGACGGTGTCCGGTGGCCCGGGAAAAGAACGGCGGGTGCAGATCACCGAGACCCCGTAGGTGGTCCCGGCGAGCGGGGATGTCCCGGCATTGGGTACCGCCTGTTCTCCGATGCACGTCCTGCTGGAATCCTGACGCCTACTCGGCTACGTATCTGTGAGTGTATTGACCATCCGACTGAATTGCAACGAATCACGTACTGTTCGCAGCCTGGGAATCGATGCGTGCCCCGCCGGGCCCCGTGGTTGCGCAGAACCAACCAATGGGAGACGACTCTGTGACACCACGACAGCCGCCGGATCCTGCCGGTACATTCGTGACACTCTGTGAAGCGGGCGATGTGGGAGAACTGGCGCTGATCCGGAGTCTGCTTGATGGCAACAGGATCGCCTACGCCGTCCAGCATGAACATGTCGGCGCACTCTATCCGGGAGTCGCGCTCTTAGGCAGTCGGGTGATGGTTGATTCTCGGGACAGGCAGCGAGCGGAGATTCTGCTCAGCCGTTTGACGCTCCAGGTGCGGGAGGCGACCGGCGAGGCAGGATGAAGACTTGGCCTCAACGGGACGGAGGCCTCGAGTTACGGATGGCCTTTGGGTTTGACCGGCTCGGGGTTGGTGGGAAGCGGCAGCCGCACATCGGACCCTGAAAAATGCCCGCCGATCAATTTGCCTTCCTCAAAATACAGATAGCGGTGTTTCACGACCGCCGGACTTTCCCAATCCTCAAAAATCCACTCTTCTCGTCGTAACCCGTCCTGGGTGTGCGTCACGTTCATGGTATTCGGGGATCCCCACGAATCCAGCACCTGCTTGCGATCCATGCCGACCATCACGCGATGGCTTTCGATATGCTTGGAGAAATCCGGATCCAACCACCCGGGGACGAACCGGAAGGCAATGAGGGCCACAACAAACAGGACGAGGAAGGCATTGATGATGAACCGGACCGGCCGTTGCCGGATGAACGGTGTCGGTTCCTCCGCCGGGGGCAGGGCTGAGACGGGAGTGGCAGAGGTTGTCTGATCGGTCACGGGTGTCCTTCCGGTAACGAGTGGGAGCCTAGTCTAGGCGCTGCTGCATGCTAAACAATCGTTTTTCTGTCCGTCAAGGGATGGAATAGGGCTCCCGGCTGGGGCTTTCGGCCGATGCCGGCCTTTTCACCTGCTATGCTTAGTGGAGGACTGTGAGGAGGCGGCCATGGTGGGACTGGATTGGAAACGGCGGAATGGTCTGTTATGGCTGATCCTCATGGGAATCTGGCTGCTTGCCTCTGAAGGCATTCCCGCCGAGGCGGGGCCGCTCTACGTGTATACGGACGCCCAGGGGCAGCCGGTCTTAACCGACAATCTTGAGCAGGTGCCTGCCGCCTACAAAGGCCGAGTACGAACCATGACCGGTCCTGATTCTCCGGTTGCCCAGGCAGCGGAACCGGTTGCCGCGCCGCCTGTCGCTCATACCGCTTCCAAGGGAGTGGTGGAAGATCTGCTCGATGCGGTGGCCGGAAAACTGGGACACCGTGCCATCAAAGGACTCACGACGTATCAAACGGCGGTCACGATCGTGGCAGGCAGCGCCGCTGTCGCGCTCCTGCTCATGATGTTGCTGAGCGCCAATCCCGGTATCCGCATCCTCTGCAAGTTTCTGCTGGTGCTCGTTGCGGGTGCCGCGCTCTATCATCTGGCCGCGTTTGACGCCCCTTCGCTTGAGGCGGTGGCCGGACCTCCGCAGCAGGGTTCAGGAAAGCCCGTGGACAACGTGTTGGGGCGGCTGAGAAGCCAAACCGAACAGAGTTACCGCGCGCAGGACGAACGGACCGCTCGCCAGGTGGAACCAGTTGAATCATCAACACGCTGACCGGCTCAGTCCGCGTATGTCGGCACCGGGATTTTTTTGGCCGTCGGGGTTGGTGGAGCTTGTTGGGCGAAGGCCTTCGAGTAGGGATTCAAGACCGGTTCGTGCGTATTCCGCTGGCGGAGTTTGACGAGCGGCAGACTTTGGGTGCT
It includes:
- a CDS encoding zinc ribbon domain-containing protein; this encodes MPIFEYVCQECNHRFELLVQGNTVPACPSCRATALNKQFSAFGVGATGGWPVTSNSGGGCGSCGDPRGPGACSMN
- a CDS encoding response regulator: MSILIIDDSEDQRDLLHAILQRAGFGPLMTVGSPREGLQMLGVGRRGKPANAIDLVLLDLEMPEMTGFEACQQIRLEEHLQGLPIIIITAHTAAEDIQAAYTAGATDYIRKPVIPAELLARVATALSLKQEIDARKLREQELLERTKELDRAFEHITTRHGTIQICAKCKRVNSEGSFWQRIEDYLRRQAHSTVKEAVCDTCLHQAYPHLKQIP
- a CDS encoding formylglycine-generating enzyme family protein translates to MHTGQAMTVRHMFQPLAQGFLFCLLLLASHEPALADRTPDDMVLVPAGEFAMGASSEEGGLPDEQPLRLVYLSAFWIDRYEVTNAAYAPFVQDTGYQAPANAAPALTLWDHNAPMPGIERHPVVNVSWLDAIAFCRWAGKRLPTEAEWEKAARGTDRRIYPWGNEWNIDLANSASYWARNTVHFADSTEWEAFWIKGLGAAISKEKGLRGEILTLPVGSFPSGVSPYGALDMAGNAAEWVQDWYNPNHYRSASLTNPPGPERGAIKAMRGGSWLKPAISLRTTDRDWGTMDSRPSGTGFRCARDHY
- a CDS encoding iron-containing redox enzyme family protein, producing the protein MTQKRLSRAQFLERLLSIMDRKHHWAWPIIMGPGISKAQLKLHYQQEFLVYVRDFPVLLARVHGQNPPPDVRRMLAENIYEEDTGGLSFGRSHPELFNEMMQGLGFSSNVFRTATLLPASARYRKWLEKVTASDDWVVGAAALAVFVEGSIKDRQEIQEPSKPKTEAEIEAYIDAHPLIRHHKIERRSMDLIRAHQKVEAGHRQDAYAMVVGYAETRRQQNAVLACVSQGLTFWTAYRDGVARACTLVKL
- a CDS encoding DUF2007 domain-containing protein; translated protein: MTPRQPPDPAGTFVTLCEAGDVGELALIRSLLDGNRIAYAVQHEHVGALYPGVALLGSRVMVDSRDRQRAEILLSRLTLQVREATGEAG